Proteins from one Clostridium cellulovorans 743B genomic window:
- a CDS encoding response regulator: MIRAIIVDDEVPAIGRMANMLGGTGKVEVKGTFTKAREALEAVKTMDIDVIFLDIEMPEINGITFANHILQSHSNIKVIFVTAYMEYAVDAFDVNAVDYLLKPVTKDRLNKALAKIKITNIKEEVHKWEIQVRCFGKFTVTNKEGVQVKWRTKKAEEFFAYLIDNRGKAISRDRIMDVLWYSFEMEKAMTHLNTTTYNMKKAFQNIGVNDIVKYSAGGYQLDESRIDCDLWKLQDLVDKMDKSSVNSISDYEKIIDICTGGYLKENYYEWAEEKSNFFQELYLDMLIQLSKKYEEDKQGNKALESLRKGIIMEPLNQRINKEVVELYLRMKDEVSATKHYDTYRKKLKKEYGMDFEKEVFYEFENN; the protein is encoded by the coding sequence ATGATAAGAGCTATTATAGTAGATGATGAAGTTCCAGCTATCGGAAGAATGGCTAATATGCTTGGTGGTACTGGAAAGGTTGAAGTTAAGGGGACATTTACAAAAGCAAGAGAAGCATTAGAAGCAGTTAAGACTATGGATATTGACGTTATATTTCTTGATATCGAAATGCCAGAAATAAATGGTATTACTTTTGCAAATCATATACTGCAATCTCATAGTAATATCAAAGTTATTTTTGTAACAGCTTATATGGAATATGCTGTAGATGCTTTTGATGTAAATGCTGTGGATTATTTGCTAAAGCCAGTGACTAAAGACAGACTTAATAAAGCATTGGCTAAAATTAAGATTACGAATATTAAAGAAGAAGTACATAAGTGGGAAATACAAGTAAGGTGTTTTGGAAAGTTTACTGTAACTAATAAAGAAGGGGTACAAGTAAAGTGGAGGACGAAAAAAGCAGAGGAGTTTTTTGCTTATTTAATTGATAACAGAGGAAAAGCAATTAGTCGTGATAGGATTATGGACGTGCTTTGGTATTCTTTTGAAATGGAAAAGGCGATGACACATTTAAATACAACTACTTATAATATGAAAAAAGCTTTTCAAAATATAGGAGTAAATGATATAGTGAAATATTCAGCAGGTGGCTATCAATTGGATGAAAGCCGAATTGACTGTGATTTATGGAAGCTTCAGGATTTGGTAGATAAAATGGACAAGAGTAGTGTTAATAGTATTAGTGATTATGAAAAGATCATTGATATTTGCACTGGAGGATATTTAAAGGAAAATTATTATGAATGGGCAGAAGAGAAAAGTAATTTTTTTCAAGAACTATATCTGGATATGTTAATCCAATTATCTAAGAAATATGAAGAAGATAAGCAAGGTAATAAAGCTTTAGAGAGCCTTAGAAAAGGAATTATCATGGAACCTTTGAATCAGAGAATCAACAAGGAAGTGGTTGAATTATATTTAAGGATGAAGGATGAGGTTTCTGCTACAAAGCATTACGATACATATAGGAAGAAACTAAAAAAAGAATACGGGATGGATTTTGAAAAAGAAGTTTTTTATGAGTTTGAAAATAATTAA
- a CDS encoding pectate lyase family protein, translating into MLKSKKILSTMIATLVLSGAIVGNVTTTQNVNAAVSGEKAIGYGANATGGGDTKNIFYVNTKKELLAAISAKIKDAKGTVITDAPKIIVIQKDINLCSDSTGKEYIPGVSDPKTMPWKSGSDMASDVIVRVKSNTTLIGKDGGVTLSGGGIKLGTGTNNVVIKNISFEDAYDFFPIWSSNEWNTELDNMCVEGATNVWIDHCTFSDGKNPEKAKGCTDKNTPIHHDGLLDVKAGADNVSISHCLFKDHLKVDLLGSSDKAESKDGGKLHVTFYENYYTNTHERLPRVRFGHVHALNNYYEATGQDSIAYVFGMGLKSTLYSEGNIFNLNPTDMANNKTTVMRSMNTGTPTYYFQEAGSILNGNVYPTQVLGASKPAYDTTAKPGYSYVPKVVTVSNYKTIAQEIVNNAGAGK; encoded by the coding sequence ATGTTAAAAAGTAAAAAGATTTTAAGTACTATGATTGCGACTCTTGTGCTTAGTGGCGCAATAGTTGGAAACGTTACGACAACTCAAAATGTAAATGCAGCAGTTAGCGGGGAGAAAGCTATTGGTTATGGTGCAAATGCTACTGGTGGTGGAGATACAAAGAATATTTTCTATGTAAACACAAAGAAAGAATTATTAGCTGCAATATCAGCTAAGATAAAAGATGCTAAAGGAACAGTAATAACTGATGCACCAAAAATAATAGTTATACAAAAGGATATTAATCTTTGTAGTGATTCTACAGGTAAAGAATATATTCCAGGAGTTTCAGACCCAAAAACTATGCCATGGAAAAGTGGTTCTGATATGGCTAGCGATGTTATTGTAAGAGTAAAATCAAACACAACGCTTATAGGTAAAGATGGTGGTGTAACACTATCTGGTGGTGGAATAAAACTTGGTACTGGAACAAATAATGTTGTAATTAAGAATATAAGCTTTGAAGATGCTTACGACTTCTTCCCAATATGGAGCAGTAATGAATGGAACACAGAACTTGATAATATGTGTGTAGAAGGGGCTACAAATGTTTGGATAGATCACTGTACTTTTTCTGATGGAAAAAATCCTGAAAAAGCTAAAGGCTGTACAGATAAAAATACTCCAATACACCATGATGGATTATTAGACGTTAAAGCTGGAGCAGATAATGTATCTATATCTCATTGTCTTTTTAAGGATCATTTAAAAGTTGATCTTTTAGGATCTTCAGATAAAGCAGAAAGTAAAGATGGTGGAAAGTTACATGTAACTTTCTATGAAAATTATTATACAAATACTCATGAAAGATTACCAAGAGTAAGATTTGGACATGTTCATGCTTTAAATAATTATTATGAAGCAACTGGACAAGATTCTATTGCTTATGTTTTTGGAATGGGATTAAAGAGTACATTATATTCAGAAGGCAACATATTTAATCTAAATCCAACAGATATGGCTAATAACAAAACTACTGTAATGAGAAGTATGAATACAGGTACACCTACATATTACTTCCAAGAAGCAGGAAGTATCTTAAATGGTAATGTATACCCAACTCAAGTTCTTGGTGCAAGCAAGCCAGCATATGATACAACTGCAAAACCAGGATATAGTTATGTTCCAAAAGTAGTAACAGTAAGCAACTATAAAACTATTGCGCAAGAAATTGTTAATAATGCTGGAGCAGGTAAATAA
- a CDS encoding glycosyl hydrolase family 8, producing MKKIGATLAIASIAVSSISSISAYAADTATNGAYYTNTYRNLFVESGKTQAQVDEKINKMFNQYFYGNDDQRIYYPVGTDMGYIKDIGNNDVRTEAMSYGMMIAVQLDKKDEFDRIWKWARTYMYHPDGQFKGYFAWQCDTNGKILDNTPAPDGEEYFVMSLLFAANRWGNGSGIFNYKAEAQGIMDAMLHQADDGVGVNFFNSTNNQIVFCPIPDVATFTDPSYHLPAFYDLWALWADKDNDRWATIAKTSREFFKKTVHPTTGLSPEYANFDGSPKEVSWISGRGNYSYDAWRTIANSSVDYAWWGKDPWQQTFANNLQNFFYSQGLSSYVDKYTVSGTKVGVDHSVGVVAMNAVGSLAATNSHATEFVNELWNTYAPTGTWRYFNGSLYLLGLLECSGNFKIWKPQQVKPIPLAGDVNGDGKVNAIDLAVLKSHLLGNNVAINKDNANLNGDSAINAIDLALLKKKILG from the coding sequence ATGAAAAAGATAGGAGCAACACTAGCCATTGCAAGTATAGCAGTAAGCAGTATTTCATCGATAAGTGCCTATGCAGCAGATACTGCAACTAATGGTGCATATTATACAAATACATATAGAAATTTATTTGTTGAATCAGGAAAAACACAAGCACAGGTAGACGAAAAGATTAACAAGATGTTTAATCAATACTTCTATGGAAATGACGATCAAAGGATATATTATCCTGTGGGAACTGACATGGGATACATAAAAGATATAGGAAACAACGATGTAAGAACTGAAGCTATGTCATATGGTATGATGATTGCTGTTCAGTTAGATAAAAAAGATGAGTTTGATAGGATATGGAAGTGGGCAAGAACCTATATGTATCATCCAGATGGACAATTTAAAGGTTACTTTGCTTGGCAGTGTGATACAAATGGTAAAATATTAGACAATACACCAGCTCCAGATGGAGAAGAATACTTTGTAATGTCTCTACTTTTTGCAGCAAACCGTTGGGGAAATGGTTCAGGTATATTTAATTATAAAGCTGAGGCTCAAGGAATAATGGATGCGATGCTACACCAAGCTGATGATGGGGTAGGCGTAAACTTTTTTAATTCTACAAATAATCAAATAGTATTTTGTCCTATTCCGGATGTAGCAACATTTACAGATCCATCATATCATTTACCAGCCTTTTATGACCTTTGGGCTTTATGGGCTGATAAAGATAATGATAGATGGGCTACTATAGCAAAAACTAGTAGAGAATTTTTTAAGAAAACAGTGCACCCAACTACAGGACTTAGTCCAGAATATGCTAACTTTGATGGATCACCAAAGGAAGTGTCATGGATTTCAGGACGTGGAAACTACAGCTATGATGCTTGGCGTACAATCGCAAATAGTTCAGTAGATTACGCTTGGTGGGGAAAAGATCCATGGCAACAAACCTTTGCAAATAATCTTCAGAACTTCTTCTATAGCCAAGGACTTAGCAGTTATGTTGATAAGTATACTGTAAGTGGTACAAAAGTAGGCGTTGACCATTCTGTAGGGGTAGTAGCAATGAATGCTGTAGGAAGTTTAGCAGCTACAAACAGTCATGCTACTGAATTTGTTAATGAATTATGGAATACTTATGCACCTACTGGTACATGGCGTTACTTTAACGGCTCATTATATCTGTTAGGATTATTAGAGTGTAGTGGTAACTTTAAGATATGGAAACCACAACAAGTGAAACCAATACCTTTAGCTGGTGATGTTAATGGTGATGGTAAGGTTAATGCTATAGATCTTGCAGTATTAAAGAGTCATTTATTAGGAAATAATGTAGCTATAAATAAGGATAACGCAAATCTTAATGGCGATTCAGCGATTAATGCAATTGATTTAGCTTTATTGAAAAAGAAGATTTTAGGATAA
- a CDS encoding cadmium resistance transporter, with protein MFSTVITAFISFVSTNIDDIFVLMLFFSQVNSIMNTRHIIIGQYLGIGALTAISIVGALGISVIPHEYVGLLGLVPIYLGIKAYTDYKKESKDNKNPENQNGENNKLEETTDIKENSIITFIKNFINPSVFKVASITFANGGDNIGIYIPLFTSMNLIGIFVTVVMFIFLTALWCFIGKSLAEYPFVQRNIEKYNHIFIPIIFIGLGLFILLENGTITFIYKSIF; from the coding sequence TTGTTTAGTACAGTAATAACGGCTTTTATTTCATTTGTAAGTACAAATATTGATGATATATTTGTACTCATGCTGTTTTTCTCACAAGTAAATAGTATTATGAATACACGTCATATCATTATTGGACAGTATTTAGGAATAGGAGCTTTAACAGCAATAAGTATAGTGGGAGCTTTAGGTATATCAGTAATTCCCCATGAATATGTAGGCTTACTTGGATTAGTTCCTATATATTTAGGCATAAAAGCATATACTGACTATAAAAAAGAAAGTAAGGACAATAAAAATCCAGAAAATCAGAACGGTGAGAATAATAAATTAGAAGAAACTACTGATATAAAGGAAAATAGTATAATAACTTTTATCAAAAACTTTATTAATCCAAGTGTTTTTAAAGTAGCCAGTATAACTTTTGCTAACGGTGGAGATAACATTGGAATTTATATACCTCTTTTTACAAGTATGAATTTAATAGGTATTTTTGTAACTGTAGTAATGTTTATATTTCTTACAGCACTATGGTGTTTTATTGGTAAAAGCTTAGCAGAATATCCTTTTGTTCAGAGAAATATCGAAAAATACAATCACATCTTCATTCCAATAATATTTATAGGGTTAGGACTTTTTATTCTACTAGAAAATGGTACAATAACTTTTATTTATAAGAGTATATTTTGA
- a CDS encoding YukJ family protein, producing MYSESTQIYSVLKCKPTQGVPWSYKNSSPSHNVRQSYHHAYPHYHLIANTDNNKEYTIVINIESRDTDSPMVLYYIDENYDNPITSNLVNAFGDNHTSIHPADTSYKIALDYVKENLFDPSKMSTETYINGNEDSLNKIIDGYVQKAISSNADVYAFGMAYTDPDGSNGIHEIHMNQGNEPNFSNEDHIYQDGALFIHDLSTDKWTAMFFAFQSQSFNTDGNGHRLDSY from the coding sequence ATGTATAGTGAATCAACTCAAATTTATTCTGTGCTTAAATGTAAACCAACTCAAGGAGTTCCTTGGAGCTACAAAAATTCTAGCCCTTCCCATAATGTAAGACAAAGTTATCATCACGCTTATCCACACTATCACTTAATCGCAAATACTGATAATAACAAAGAATATACTATTGTAATTAATATAGAATCAAGAGATACTGATTCTCCAATGGTTCTATATTACATTGATGAAAATTATGATAATCCTATTACTTCGAATCTTGTTAATGCCTTCGGAGATAATCATACATCTATTCATCCTGCTGATACTTCATACAAAATTGCTTTAGACTATGTAAAAGAAAATCTCTTTGACCCTTCAAAGATGAGCACAGAAACCTACATAAATGGTAATGAAGATAGTTTAAATAAGATAATCGATGGATATGTACAAAAGGCTATTTCCTCTAATGCTGATGTGTATGCCTTTGGAATGGCCTATACTGATCCAGATGGCAGCAATGGGATACATGAAATCCATATGAATCAAGGAAACGAACCAAATTTCTCAAATGAAGATCATATTTATCAAGATGGTGCTCTTTTTATCCATGACTTATCTACAGATAAATGGACAGCTATGTTCTTTGCATTCCAATCTCAGTCTTTTAATACAGATGGAAATGGTCATAGACTTGATTCTTATTAA
- a CDS encoding pyruvate formate lyase family protein — MNIVHTNLSRYKSTERVKKLKDQLFQRAMGNRAPEWFRQEELKDISKEHSTEPVIIRRAHAIKEMLTVMTNPEISKHTHSYEIADGELIVGVLPMASNGLGKVFPNYLTEDEKRAATITNRTELSLLGHNTVNYERLLKGGIREILEDCDRYLEELKHKENKFKQYSIDFYTAVKMSLEAVVEYAKEFSKLATEKAAYEKDPIRQAELLDIARICKKIPMEKPDTFHEALQSIYFYHVALHSSLDLLSLGRLDQVLNKFLYEHETDIENAIELMECFIIKCASRLNLTTEFLLEQDHMDYNAALGTHPYYLDQRAGLNNFLQNIIVGGKTPSGDDATNLCTYVILQAFENINLSTPGIYVRLGSYSSPRLVQAVARSLKATKNIPAILNDDVMIPAIKSAFTEKHIYGTRDAFGNEVPIERINEYQSLANDYCVDGCWEPILNGESDWTFGMINGMTVLECSLNKGATLDTNPGVLRGGKLSFSSGDLTSYEDLKASLKGHIEFFVDQSMMSLYQCYLMDEFVNPTPLFSALLGTCMAKGRDKSFGGTKYSIGGNILIGVPNMANTICAIKKWVFDKGYFLLGDVLDAMRWNFKSENSIIQEKYNQIKKCFRYESEKFGNDDPEINEVTKMILDYYYEAVMSSKAFADMIFLKKPEPAEEMKVRKLRTVAGYYGPALQELFGEDFNIRFTAGLGTFEQYPQQGMGIAACADRDRNDPLAPNFSPVPGTAKNGIGHVISTFKGLKLHRFAAGVMTDLSLAEEYNDDEILTSVVEQFIEDKGGMLTLSLSDSRLYEKIYDLSLLANAGDKNAREELKKYAHINVRVGGWQAPFITMTLDQQKNYIKRALPFTSVE, encoded by the coding sequence ATGAATATAGTACATACAAACCTATCAAGATACAAATCAACAGAAAGAGTAAAAAAACTCAAAGACCAACTATTTCAACGTGCAATGGGAAACAGAGCTCCGGAATGGTTTAGACAAGAGGAATTAAAAGACATATCTAAGGAACACTCAACTGAGCCTGTAATTATAAGAAGAGCTCATGCCATAAAAGAAATGCTTACCGTCATGACAAATCCTGAAATTTCAAAGCATACTCATAGTTATGAAATAGCTGATGGTGAACTTATAGTCGGCGTACTTCCTATGGCTTCTAATGGTCTTGGAAAAGTATTTCCAAACTATTTAACAGAGGATGAAAAAAGAGCTGCAACAATCACTAATAGAACAGAGCTTTCTCTTCTAGGACACAATACAGTTAATTATGAAAGACTTCTAAAAGGCGGAATTAGAGAAATCCTTGAAGATTGTGATAGATACTTAGAAGAACTTAAGCATAAGGAAAATAAATTCAAACAATATTCGATAGATTTTTATACTGCAGTTAAAATGAGTTTAGAAGCAGTAGTTGAATATGCTAAGGAGTTTTCAAAATTAGCAACAGAAAAAGCAGCTTATGAAAAAGATCCAATAAGGCAAGCTGAACTTTTAGATATAGCAAGAATTTGCAAAAAAATTCCTATGGAAAAGCCTGATACCTTCCATGAAGCACTCCAAAGTATCTATTTTTATCATGTAGCACTGCACAGTAGCTTAGATTTACTTTCTTTGGGAAGACTTGACCAAGTATTAAATAAATTTTTATATGAACATGAAACAGACATAGAAAACGCAATAGAGCTTATGGAGTGTTTTATCATAAAGTGTGCAAGCAGACTAAATCTTACTACAGAGTTTCTTCTTGAACAAGATCATATGGATTACAACGCTGCCTTAGGAACACATCCTTATTACCTTGATCAAAGAGCAGGCTTAAATAATTTCCTTCAAAATATCATTGTCGGCGGTAAAACTCCAAGTGGTGACGATGCTACTAATCTTTGCACATATGTTATTCTTCAAGCTTTTGAAAACATAAATCTTTCAACGCCAGGAATCTATGTTAGACTTGGAAGTTATAGTTCACCAAGATTAGTCCAAGCAGTAGCAAGATCTTTAAAAGCTACAAAAAACATCCCAGCTATATTGAATGATGATGTAATGATTCCAGCTATAAAAAGTGCTTTCACAGAAAAACATATTTATGGTACTAGAGATGCCTTTGGTAATGAGGTACCTATAGAAAGAATCAATGAATATCAAAGCCTTGCAAATGACTATTGTGTTGACGGTTGCTGGGAACCTATATTAAACGGTGAAAGTGATTGGACCTTTGGAATGATAAACGGCATGACTGTTTTAGAATGTTCTTTAAACAAAGGTGCTACCTTAGATACAAACCCTGGTGTATTAAGAGGAGGAAAACTAAGTTTCTCTTCTGGAGATCTTACTAGCTATGAAGATTTAAAAGCTTCATTAAAAGGGCATATAGAATTTTTCGTAGACCAATCAATGATGAGTTTATATCAATGCTACTTAATGGATGAATTTGTTAATCCAACACCTCTTTTCTCAGCGTTACTTGGAACTTGTATGGCTAAAGGAAGAGATAAATCCTTTGGTGGTACTAAATATAGCATAGGAGGTAATATTTTAATTGGTGTACCTAACATGGCGAATACAATATGTGCCATAAAGAAATGGGTATTTGATAAAGGTTATTTCCTACTAGGTGATGTTTTAGATGCTATGAGATGGAATTTCAAGTCTGAAAACTCAATAATCCAAGAAAAATATAATCAAATAAAGAAATGCTTTAGATATGAAAGTGAAAAGTTTGGTAACGACGATCCAGAAATTAATGAAGTAACTAAGATGATTTTAGATTACTATTATGAAGCAGTAATGTCATCAAAAGCTTTCGCAGATATGATATTCCTAAAAAAACCTGAACCTGCCGAAGAAATGAAAGTAAGAAAATTAAGAACTGTTGCAGGCTACTATGGCCCAGCACTTCAAGAATTATTCGGCGAAGATTTCAATATAAGATTTACTGCTGGTTTAGGAACCTTTGAACAATATCCACAACAAGGTATGGGCATAGCAGCTTGTGCAGACAGAGATCGTAATGACCCATTAGCTCCAAACTTTAGCCCAGTACCTGGTACAGCGAAAAACGGGATAGGTCATGTAATTTCTACATTCAAGGGTCTTAAATTACATAGATTTGCTGCTGGTGTAATGACAGATTTATCTTTAGCAGAGGAATATAATGATGATGAAATATTAACCTCCGTAGTTGAGCAATTCATAGAAGATAAGGGGGGTATGTTAACCTTATCCTTAAGTGACAGTAGACTATATGAAAAAATTTATGATTTATCTCTTTTAGCGAATGCTGGCGACAAAAATGCTAGAGAAGAACTGAAAAAATATGCTCATATAAATGTTAGAGTCGGCGGATGGCAAGCTCCTTTTATAACAATGACTTTAGATCAACAGAAGAATTATATAAAAAGAGCTCTTCCATTTACTTCTGTGGAATAA
- a CDS encoding dockerin type I domain-containing protein, producing the protein MVKKKLFIKPLIFALAVSSLGISQAAYANAAELKIGAWPGSQPTASNIDTLEALQQRNLDYIQTFIDWKTNFDGVRSCADATYANGSIFMITWEPWQYNTVQIKDGAADSYIKKMADDMKAYGKELWLRPLHEANGNWYPWGIGDSKVNTNESYIAAYRHIVDIFRAEGATNVKFVFNVNCSNVGQGASFMGHYPGDAYVDYNSIDGYNWGTTQSWGSTWQSFDQIFSSAYNALKPVNKPIFIAEMSSAEKGGDKAQWITDTYNTIKTFYDKIFSVMWFNENKETNWTINSSEASLAAYIKAIGGSTPTAIVGDINKDGKINALDYAKLKAYLLGSSTETPNMNTWDVNGDGKLNAIDLAIFKKYILGQITAFPR; encoded by the coding sequence ATGGTTAAGAAAAAATTATTTATCAAACCATTAATCTTTGCTTTGGCAGTTTCATCTTTAGGAATAAGTCAAGCAGCCTATGCTAATGCAGCAGAACTGAAAATTGGTGCTTGGCCAGGCTCACAGCCAACAGCAAGTAATATTGATACTTTAGAAGCATTACAACAAAGAAATCTAGATTATATACAAACTTTTATTGATTGGAAAACAAATTTTGATGGTGTTAGATCTTGTGCTGATGCAACTTATGCAAATGGTTCTATATTTATGATCACTTGGGAACCATGGCAGTACAATACCGTACAAATAAAAGATGGTGCTGCTGATAGTTACATAAAGAAAATGGCTGATGACATGAAGGCTTATGGTAAAGAACTATGGCTAAGACCATTACATGAAGCAAATGGAAATTGGTATCCATGGGGTATTGGTGATAGTAAAGTTAATACAAATGAAAGCTATATTGCAGCTTATAGACATATTGTTGATATTTTTAGAGCAGAAGGAGCTACTAATGTTAAGTTTGTATTTAACGTAAACTGTAGCAATGTTGGACAAGGTGCTAGTTTTATGGGTCATTATCCAGGGGATGCCTATGTAGATTATAACTCAATAGATGGTTACAATTGGGGAACTACACAATCCTGGGGAAGTACTTGGCAAAGCTTTGATCAAATATTCTCATCTGCCTATAATGCTTTAAAGCCAGTTAATAAGCCAATTTTTATAGCAGAAATGTCTTCAGCAGAAAAAGGCGGAGATAAAGCACAATGGATTACAGATACCTATAATACAATTAAAACTTTCTATGACAAAATATTTTCTGTAATGTGGTTTAATGAGAACAAAGAAACAAATTGGACAATAAATTCTTCAGAGGCTTCTTTAGCCGCTTATATAAAAGCTATTGGAGGCTCAACTCCTACAGCTATTGTTGGAGATATAAATAAGGATGGTAAGATAAATGCTTTAGATTATGCTAAGCTAAAAGCATATTTACTTGGCTCATCTACTGAAACACCTAACATGAATACTTGGGATGTAAATGGAGATGGTAAGCTAAATGCTATAGATTTAGCAATATTTAAGAAATATATATTAGGGCAAATAACTGCCTTCCCAAGATAG
- a CDS encoding LacI family DNA-binding transcriptional regulator produces MNSNDIAKLAGVSRSTVSRVINNYPNVPDETRQKVLKVIEEYNYVPHASARMLAGAQNRIIGLFIIDMRPEIDDKGKRITACQYFLEFTSSVVETASILGYKVLVFLVNKPSLYKEVKETFYDNTIAAGIFIGQNNDDPIIREIISAGYKVALVDQSVKSDESIYNKCIIVNADNYSGAYRATKYLIDLNHKSIAHITGEKEKISSVERVKGYKQALIDANIPIVNSLIVKSDFTEQGGYIAAKKLLAKTQPSAIFVSNDNMAIGALKAIDEIGLKVPEDISIVGFDDIEVAKYLTVPLTTIKITFAEMAAVAVKAIVNLTENNINFSANYIVPVELIKRKSCIELKGSI; encoded by the coding sequence ATGAATAGTAATGACATAGCAAAACTTGCAGGGGTTTCAAGGAGCACTGTTTCAAGAGTAATTAATAATTATCCTAATGTTCCAGATGAGACTAGGCAAAAAGTATTAAAGGTAATAGAGGAATATAATTATGTACCACATGCATCTGCTAGAATGCTTGCAGGGGCCCAAAATAGAATTATTGGGCTATTTATTATTGATATGAGACCAGAAATTGATGATAAAGGAAAAAGAATTACAGCATGCCAATATTTTCTCGAATTTACAAGCTCAGTAGTTGAAACTGCTAGTATACTAGGATATAAAGTGCTTGTATTTTTAGTTAATAAGCCAAGTCTATATAAAGAGGTCAAAGAAACTTTTTATGATAATACAATTGCGGCAGGAATATTTATTGGACAAAATAACGATGATCCAATAATTAGAGAAATAATAAGTGCAGGGTACAAAGTTGCATTAGTAGATCAATCTGTTAAATCAGATGAAAGTATCTATAATAAATGCATAATTGTAAATGCTGATAATTATAGTGGAGCTTATAGAGCAACAAAATACTTAATTGATCTTAATCATAAAAGCATTGCTCATATCACTGGCGAAAAAGAAAAAATTTCATCTGTTGAAAGAGTTAAAGGATATAAGCAAGCACTAATAGATGCCAATATTCCTATTGTAAATAGTTTAATTGTTAAATCAGATTTTACAGAACAAGGTGGATATATAGCAGCTAAAAAGTTACTTGCAAAGACACAGCCGTCAGCTATATTTGTAAGTAATGACAATATGGCAATTGGAGCATTAAAGGCTATAGATGAAATTGGATTAAAAGTTCCAGAAGATATTTCAATAGTGGGCTTTGATGACATCGAAGTTGCTAAGTATTTAACTGTACCATTGACAACTATAAAAATTACATTTGCGGAGATGGCTGCAGTTGCTGTAAAGGCGATTGTTAATTTAACTGAAAATAATATAAATTTTTCAGCAAATTATATAGTGCCTGTGGAACTTATAAAAAGAAAATCTTGTATTGAATTAAAAGGTTCTATATAA
- a CDS encoding glycyl-radical enzyme activating protein: MDTIRYFDIAWLSKFDGPGTRLVVFLQGCNVKCKWCHSPHSWRKYSPVLLNKERCSLCGNCESVCENDVHRISNGIHTLHIENCVSCGKCIEACMDSSLSSKKGPLFLPTIELQVSKLFSLIYPQLKLLKKIGGITLSGGEALLQHKAARELLKLCKEEGIHTAVESSGFLPLENYKSVSEFVDYWLIGIRGVDKTSPKLSTLRENLEFITSINKEVLVRFPIICGYTDSEEQLKTTKELMKEFSLPEIHLLPYNENAPHYYNAMDLPFGLEGNPSPSEDQLETIRNYFKNSNINARL, from the coding sequence TTGGATACTATAAGATACTTTGACATAGCATGGCTTTCCAAATTTGATGGACCTGGCACGCGACTAGTAGTGTTTCTTCAAGGCTGCAATGTTAAATGTAAATGGTGTCATTCCCCACATTCTTGGAGAAAATATTCACCTGTTCTTTTAAACAAAGAACGTTGTTCTCTTTGCGGAAACTGCGAGAGTGTCTGCGAAAATGATGTTCACAGAATATCAAATGGAATCCACACTCTTCATATAGAAAACTGTGTTAGCTGTGGAAAATGTATAGAAGCTTGTATGGACTCTTCTTTAAGTTCTAAAAAAGGTCCCTTATTCTTACCTACTATAGAACTTCAGGTATCGAAATTATTCTCACTAATATATCCTCAGTTAAAGCTTTTGAAAAAAATTGGTGGAATCACCCTAAGTGGTGGAGAAGCACTACTTCAACACAAAGCAGCGAGAGAACTTTTAAAATTATGCAAAGAAGAAGGTATTCACACTGCTGTAGAAAGTAGTGGCTTTCTGCCTCTGGAAAACTATAAAAGTGTTTCAGAGTTTGTAGACTATTGGCTTATCGGCATACGAGGTGTAGATAAAACCTCCCCTAAGCTTTCAACGCTACGAGAAAACCTAGAATTTATCACATCTATAAATAAAGAAGTATTAGTTCGCTTCCCTATAATATGTGGATATACAGACTCTGAGGAACAATTAAAAACTACTAAAGAATTAATGAAGGAATTTTCGCTACCTGAGATACATTTACTACCTTACAACGAAAATGCTCCTCATTATTATAATGCCATGGATCTTCCCTTTGGTTTAGAAGGAAACCCTTCCCCATCAGAAGATCAGTTAGAAACCATAAGGAATTACTTTAAAAATTCAAATATAAATGCAAGGCTATAA